AAAATCATAGGTTGCAAGTGAGTGTTTGCTGTCAAGTAATTGCCAAATGGTGAGATTCAGAAGTTCAAAGCAAGATTGGTGGAACAAGGTTTTTATCAAAGTGtaggttttgattttgattaGGTATTTAGTCCTGTGATTAGGCCAGCTACTGTGAGGTTAATACTTAGCATTTCTCTCTAGAGATTGGGTGGTAAGGCAATTCGACTTTAACAATGCTTTTCTCAATGGAGATTTGCATGTGACTATCTTTATAGCACAGCCTATTGAATTTGAAACTAACTCAGATGGTTAAATTTGCATGTTGAACAAGTCTCTTTATGGACTTAAACAAGTCCCAAGAGAGTGGTTTCTCAAATTGGGCACCACTCTTcaatctttttagttttcaaagtTCCAAATCTAGCATGTCTCTCTGTATTAAGTGTGGTGTTAAATCTGTTATTTTTATCCTATGCTATGTCGATGATATAATAATTACAGGGAATGATTCCATTGAGATTGATATGATGATAAAACagtttgataaaattttttcattGAAGAAGTGTTGAGAACAAGTAGTGGTCATCTACATTTAACACAAACTAAATACATTAATGATCTTCTCTCAAAAGTAGGCATGCAAGATGTTGCACCAATGCTAACACCTATGCTCTCATCACTTCAACTAACTAGTAGTGGCTCAGAATCTTTTGAAGATCCCAAGTTATATAGATCTGTTGTTGGCTCTCTTCATTATACAACTATAACTCACCTTGATTTAGCTTTTGCAGTGTGTAAAGTGAGCCAATATATGCATGATCCCAAGCTGTCTCATTGGAAGGCAGTGAAATGAATTTTGCAATATCTTCAAGGGACAAAAGAATATGGATTAATCTTTCACAAGTGTCAAGATTTTTGGTTATATAGATTTTCAGACTCAGATTGGTCTTCGGATCTTGAGGATCGAAGATCTGTGTCTGCCTTTTGCATTTTTTCTTGGAACTAATCTTCTTTCTTGGTCTTATAGGAAGCAAACCACCATTAGTAGATCCTTACCAGAAGCTGAATTCAGGAGCTTAGCAAATTGTGAAGCTGAAATTGTTTGGTTTAGCAATATGCTAGCAGAATTGAAAGTAGCTTTGGCAACCTCCCTACAATATTTTGTGACAATCTTAGCACCGTTCTTCTAACAGCAAATCCAGTCTTGCATGACAAGACCAAGCATTTTCAAATTGATGATAGAGCTGAAATTAAGAAGTCTGAGTCctagtttaatttttgaaagtttgTTACACTTTATTGGTGTGTGTGCAAAGTTAGTTTTCGAAGTTTGTCATAACTTAGTTCTATATATCTGGTAGCATAGTGTAGTTACTTGATATGTGAGTCATTGTAAAATTCTTTCTCTAATATTGATATCAGTGTTCTCTTCTTCTCTTAGTATTCTCTGCTACTCTTCTAAATTCTCAGTGCATTGTTATGGTTCATACCATTGGAAAATGACAATTCActccttattcttctttttcattaaaCGCATGAGCCCttctataaaaataattaggAGGCAGATTGTCATTTTCATTATATTCACATTTGAACAGAAAAATATTGAAGAATAAACTGAAGTTAATGCACATATATGGGTAGCATTTTGAGTTCATGATGTAATGAAAAGTGATTGGTAAACTGCTTGAACTTGAAGCCGAAAGTACAAAATCTACCCACAAGCATAGTGCACGTAAAGATAATTAAAGAGTTTGACTTTGtctaaattaatttcaaatttaaacaCGAAACTAAAGAATAAAATGTATAAAGATAGAATAATAGCCTTGACATGCTCTTCCAAAcctatataataaattattaaaaatgttgatttttttttttaataaattacaATAATTAGATTGTACACTTCGTCAACTAAATTGCATTCTATTAAAAACgttgattttttattaagaaGCATATAGATTACCATATGAGCTAAGCCTCAGCTGCACCAGATGTGCAATTTGAATTGGGTTTGAATTAGTCGGGCCAAAACTCCAAATACTAGgcgcacaaaaaaaaaaaaacgaaaggTAAGCCAgaataacaaaggaaaaagaCCTCATACTTTTCCAATCTTCATCCTCATTTATTACCTCTTTAAGGTCCAGAAAACACACTATGCATACTCTTGTGAGGCCAACATTTAATTGTACACGTTAATACATTATGGGCCACACTACACTCTTGGTTCCTAATTGTGAAAGAATTTCTCTTTAAAAACATCCTATGATGACTTCTTTGGTAACAAATGGTTACTTGCTTATATACATGGTTGCACCGTGACCATGCAAATCACTTGTAGCAATTTAATTAATCCATCCATTATGTTAGCAACTCTCCATGAAACTTGACATTGATGGAAGAAGATTTTTAGCTGCAGCTGTAACCTAAATCTAGCTTAAATCTAAACACTTTGTCCTAGATTATATATATTTCTAGGCTACTCATTGAGAAAACTAAAAAATCAAAGAGAAATAATGAGCACAGTTATGTGCATAATTTGAACATAATTAACTTTGAATTATATAACTACTCTACATAATTAAGTTAATCATTTCAACAGCCATATTTGCCTATAAGTATGGAACAAGTATAGGGTGGCAGCCTCCTCTATTTGTGCCACGTCACCCAGTCATTTCCAACTTTCAGATtcaggttttttttttcatggaAGCGAGATGAATCATATACTCAAACATTATAATTGTTTGTGTTTTCTAAAATTGTAGAAGAATCAAATTTTTGTacctcaaattttttaatttttttaaaaacaaaaatcagacgatcttatttcaaaaaattagaattcAATTTTTGTATTTCTGTATCTCCCAGAAATGAGAGGACCTGATCTTTTAACATCTTAACTGTccataattcaaaaaaataccattttcaatctaatataaaaaataaaaagtgttaGATTCAATGACTAGACAAGAAATGTTTATATgactcatttttttttaatactcGTTATATACTCATCATTCCATTCTCACAAGTCATGTTATGATTAAGAGAATAAGAAATACATAATGAATACAAGAAAAATAAGTCATTCTATGAGTGTTCTTTATTCTAAATGGCGCAGAATGGTACATTAAGAAGCCTTTTTTCATATTGATATCTTTGAATGTTGTTTGTCATTACACGTTTCCCCCACCTAGGTAGTATAAGATTGTCACATATGGCAGTTAACATTTACTTCTAACAAAGGGAAAAGCAATCAGCATTCAATTTGTTGGGACCACTTACACAGTTACACctaattttcaatttttgtaTGTTCTTGCTCCACAAGGTACAATGCAATGCCATCGTTCATGTTTAATCCACCACAAACATATTCCATCAGAATTTTCTTGGTTCAGAAAGAACCAGCAACTTGAGTATTTTCCTCTGCATTAAATAGCTTAGTCTTTTCCCACCTCAATTTAACTAacttctttcttcctcttccagTTCCAAACACTTTTGTCATTCATCATATCAAGATTTTGTTGCAACAACAAACaacttcttcttgttcttcattCACTAGAGATATGGAAACTGGTCATTATTCTTACTCTCCCAAAAGAAATTCCAATGCTAGGCTTCTTGAAGAGTTAGAGGCTCTAAGCAAATCCCTTTACCAATCACACACAGCTAGAAGAACAGCTTCCCTTGCTTTGCCAAGAGATTCAGCTCCTCCTCCTGTCAAATCTGTTGAAGATGACAATGCCAGTGCTAAAGTTGATATCCAAAGCAGTAACAAACCTCGCACACGCCGGTTGTCGTTGTCGCCGTGGAGATCAAGGCCGAAGCGAGAGGATAACAAGCCACCCTCCTCAAAGCCACAACAAACAGAGAATTTGGCTGAGAAGAGAGGGATTTGGAGCTGGAAGCCTATGAGGGCCCTTTCTCACATTACAATGCAGAAACTAAGTTGTTTGTTTTCTGTTGAAGTTGTAACTGCTCAAAACCTTCCTTCATCAATGAATGGACTAAGGCTTTCTGTTTGTGTTAGAAAGAAGGAAACAAAAGATGGTGCTGTCCAAACAATGCCATCAAGGGTTGTTCAAGGAGCTGCAGATTTTGAAGAGACTCTTTTCATCAGGTGCCATGTTTATTGCAACCATGGCAGTGGAAAGCAGCTTAAGTTCGAGCCGAGGCCATTTTATATATACCTTGTTGCGGTTGATGCTAAAGAGCTTAACTTTGGAAGAACCTCGGTGGACTTGAGCCGGTTGGTTCAAGAATCCATTGAGAAAAGCTGGCAAGGCACCCGGGTTCGGCAATGGGAGACAAGCTTTTCCTTGTGTGGCAAGGCAAAAGGAGGTGAGCTGGTTCTGAAATTCGGTTTCCAAATCATGGAGAAAGATGGTGCAGGGATTGCAATTTACAATCAGGACGAGAACTTGAATTCCAAGTCCAGCAGGTTCATAAGCCTGGCATCTTCGTTTCGCAAACAATCCAAGAGATCCTTCAGTGTTCCTAGTGCAAGAATAACAAGCAGAGATGATGCTTGGACTCCTTCAGATATAAGGTCAATAGGGGATTTTCATGGATTGCATGATTTGAGTCTTGATGACACAATTTCGGTCCAGGATTCCTCAGCTTCTGTCCAAAAACTTGATGATGGCAAGGAGAAGGTAGAGGATTTCCATCTTCTGGATTTTGATGTCGTTGATAAAGGTGTTGAGGTTCAAAAGCAGAAAAAAGGTGATGGAGAAGAATCTGAGAGGTCTGTGGAAGGGAAATCAGCTTCAAGTGAGGTGGTCAAGGAGATAGTACATGACCAATTGCACCTCACTAGATTAACCGAGCTTGATTCGATTGCACAGCAGTTAAAGGCTCTTGAGACCATGATAGGGGAGGATATCAACTTGATAAAAGCAAGGGATACAGACTCACAAAGATTGGATTCTGATGAAGAAACAGTGACAAGAGAGTTTCTTCAGATTCTTGAGGATAAAGTGACCAGaagatacaaaataaaccatTCTGAAATTCCACCTTTCCAACTTGAAGGGCATGCACATGAACATGGAAATGAAGATTCTTCTGAGAAGGAGGAATCCAAAGTTTATCTTCCTCATCTTGGCAAGGGCTTGGGTTGTGTGATTCAAACAAAAGATGGGGGCTACTTGGCATCCATGAATCCTTTGGACAGTGTTGTGGCCAGAAATGATACTCCAAAGCTAGCAATGCAGATGTCAAAGCCTTTTGTGTTGCAATCACATCAATTCTCAATGGGGTTAGAGTTGTTTCAGAAACTGGTTGCCAATGGTATTGAAGATTTCAGCTCTGAAGTTCTCTCCTTGATGCCAATAGATGAAATGATAGGCAAAAGTGCAGAACAGGTTGCTTTTGAAGGCATTGCTTCTGCCATCATACAAGGTAGGAACAAGGAAGGAGCGAGTTCAAGTGCTGCACGCATAGTTTCTGCCCTGAATAGTATGGCGAATGCTATGAGTTCAGGAAGGAAGGAAAGGATTTCAACAGGGCTTTGGAATGTAGATGAAAATCCACTCACTGCAGAGCAAATCCTTGCATTCACAATGCAGAAGATTGAGTCCATGGCGATTGAGGCGCTGAAAATTCAAGCCGATATGGCCGAGGAAGAAGCTCCATTCGATGTTTCTGTGACCACCTCAAAGGAAGGAAACAATGACAAAGATCTGTTGAGTTCTGCTATTTCACTTGAGGACTGGGTCAAAGATCAAAGCTACAATGAAACCAGTGCAAGTTCTTACAAAGAAGCATCACATATCACACTGATATTTGTTGTCCAATTGAGGGATCCGAAAAGGCGCTATGAGGCGGTTGGGGGTCCTATGATGGTACTAGTTCATGCAACTGCAGACACAAAGAAGAATGAATATAATTATGATCATGAAGATGGTGAGGAGCAAAAGTTTAAGGTAACTAACATGGATGTTGGGGGCTTCAAGGTTAGGAGTGGTGTAAAGAATTATGCATGGGACGGACAGAAGCAAAGACTAACTGCAATGCAATGGCTGGTGGAATATGGATTGGGAAAGGCAGGGAAGAAAATCAAGAATAATGCATTGATCAAAGGACAAGATTCTCTGTggagcatttcatcaaacatcaTGGGTGACATGTGGCTCAACACCATGAGGAACCCAGATATCAAACTTGTGGTGAACCAATAAGCATGTCAAATCAAATCTCTTTGTCCGAAAGTTTTGCAGATCTTCCAAGAGGAGTGGCTTGAGCTTGCAGATAAAGGAATACTAGAACTATGCAAGTTTCATTCGTCCTTATGATAAAACCTTTTATTAGGCCTGTCAATGTGTTAGTCATTTGGTTAGATTTCTGTTGATTCAAAAGCATGCActtatttatgtattatttagATGGATTAAGGCAATTAAGAATCTCGATGTAAAATTTGTTGTATATGGTTTTTGATAACCACTCTTAGTAGAATCTAATTCTCAGTTTACAATTTAGAAAATTACAAggactttttttaaaaaaaataataatcgtAGAAAGTTACAATGGAAACACCAAACAGGACGAGATAGAAAAAGAACAATATTGGAAAAGATATGGGGAAAAATAGttaatattaaatattgttCGGGTTTTTCGCTTTTTAGgatcaaattttataacaatAGCCACTTCTGCATGTAACCTGAAAGGAGGTGTTAGTGTTACTTAAGTCCTGAGAAGTGGGAACACAAACTTGCGTCATAAGTCATAACTCGTAAGCTGCGATCATTAAAAGATACTCCGCAAATTTTAGTTGAAACAaccttattattttcaatttaaagtttattagtgctcaaaattataattataattataattttaataattaattagaagATCGTACTCTAAAGAAATTTGGTGACTTGAgtgttaaaaattttatgtgTGCTAATATATCTTTACTTAATAAATTGGTGTGGCAACTTTTTTATTGTCGGGACAAACTTTGAATTGCTCTATTGAAGACAAAGTATTTGACAAATGAAGATATTTTAGATGGCTTTATTCCTTACAATATTTCTCATGTTTGGAAGAGTATTTCAAAGACTTTTGGTACTCTTAAGAATACCTTCTCTTGGTGTGTTGGGTCACTTGATCAATCTTTTTGGTTTGACAAGTAGAGTATTGAGGGTCAAATTGCTCAAAATGTCCATTTTGTTCATATATCTTACTTAGATTTAACTATTAGAGATGTTTGAAAAGATGGTCAATAGAATCTCCATGATGTTTTCTCTAACATTCCGAAAGATGTTAGACAGCGTTTGAATGCTTATAATTCATATTTGAATGATAGGAAAAGTTCGGGTTGGTCATGGGGTGTGGCATCTTCTAGACTCTATTCAGTTAGGAGTGGATACAGTTGGCTAACCAAAAGAAAGTTTGATTGGAATTAGCGTGATAATTGGTTGTGGGTATGACGACTACATATTCCTGAGAAATACAAGTTCTTGATTTGGCTCAGTCTTCATAACGCTATTCCTACGGCAGAGTTTCGATTGGATCGTGGCTTAACTTTATCTAGCACTTGTCATTCGTGTCAAAGTGGTTCTGAATCCATACTTCATTGTCTTCGAAAGTGTCGCAGTACCAAGGAGGTCTGGAACCTTTTAGACCTATATTCATATAACTCAAATTTACGTGATTGACTTTATAGAGATGCAAAGATGCagatgtttttcttttcttctcgaCCATCTGGTGAATTTGAAGGAGTAGGAATCATGACTTATTTAATACAGATGACTCTTGGAGTTCTAGTAAAGTGGTGAGTTTGATTCGTAGTTCAGTATGGGAGTTCCACACTATTTTTGTTATGCATCAATCTTTGTCTCCTCCTTCACTTTGTTTGCATTGGATTTCACCTCTTGTTCATTCTCATAAATTGAATTGTGATGCTAGTTGTTTTGCTCCTTTTGGCTATGCTAGTTTTGGTTGTATTGTTCACAATTCTTTATGGATGTTGGTTGAAAGGTTGCACTGGAAAAGTCGAAGTGTACAGTGTTCTTTTTGCTGAATTGTAtgcaatttgaaaaggtttacTTCTAGTTTTAGATAGTAGATTTCGTGAGATTATTTGTAAAACAAACTGTTTAGAAACCCTTTTCTTCATAAACCAAAGAATGCTTGTAATGATATTCCGGAATGAGATTTGGCAAAACATATACAAGAGGTTATGAATTGAAATTGGAGTTGGAGAGTCTCTATTCTTTTAATTAAGAGGAATGCGAATAGTGTTGCAAATTGTATCGCTAAAGCAGCTGCTTTTGGCGCGGACATTCACTCGAAAGAGTCAATTATGGAGTGAGCTTCAACATTTAATAGATTTAGATATGAACCTAACCCATTAATTTGATTTTGTCTatgttttctctttctttttttcttttctgtttagtcacaaaaaaaaacccCGAAACTGTCCCCTATTTAAGTCATTTCTagcctttatttttttttttagcttatttaaataaaaaaaatttaaggttTATAGTGATGAAATATTCTTAGATCATATCTGAAATGTGTTGTGAAGCACATCTAATCGTTGAGTGAAGAAACAGTTGGAATTTATAACACAAATACAAAAGTCTAATAGTAATTAGTATGGAAATTGTTTCACAAAAAAGGCTCAAGTAAAATACATGGTTCTAAAAACCAAATCAAATTGGCTAATTCAATCCGGTTAATAAAAAGCCAACCACTAAATTGGTCTAATTTATAGTAAAAACTGGTTGTCAACAAAccagaaaaaataataaaccaattattctaaaataaaacaactaattttttaaaaaaaatacatatattttatataaatatattattttattatttgcgTTCAACTTTAGTTAAACTTTTAAACTATTAAACTCCTAATTTACTGATTCGATAACCAATTTGGTTATCAAAATGTTCGTAAAAACTCCAAATTACTCAATATTTCACATCTCGTGTTCCACCAAGCAAGGGATGGCTGGTAAAACCAACTTTTAGGCTAAATGTGTGTAAATTTTACTTATTTTAGATCCACCAATTTATAATCGTAAGTGGAGCACATCTGAAGAAAAAACAACTATATCTCAATAATGTTTTCAAAAACATGTCTCTAAAATATACAGGTCATAACATAGAGAATTGATAATATCAGATTTCCACAGCTAATCGGtggatcaatttcaaaataACAAAGCAGCTAAAAGGCCTTGCAAGGCCATATAAGAAGAATACACAAGCAAAACAGCACCAACATATAACTCTTCTAGAACTCAGTATCCAAATAAATCAAAAGAAATACCCAAATGAGTATTATATTTCAAACTTGATGCCTCACTGCTGCCACAGCATTTGTCTTTGCATAAATCATGTCCTGCTCACACAAAGTGACAAAGATCTGTTGGAAACATGGAATGCAAGTGTCAAACTAAATTAAGAAAAGAATTAGGATAAAGTATactttgtccctaacgtttacaattttcttcaaaaatactcctaatgtttaattttattcaattttgttTTTACCGTTTTCGATTTGTGTCAAAGCTATCCTTCGATGTTTTCAATTTTGTCAACATTTTAGATGGAGTTAGCCAAGAGTAATTTTGACACGTATCAAAAATATTAGGGGCAAAATTGAATGAAACTAAATGTTAGGagcatttttgaaaaaaatcacAAACGTTAGAAGTAGCATATTTTACCCAAAAGAATTGGCGCGCACACACGATAGTGAAACACAACACCTAAAATCAACAACGTTGACCattaaaatcaaaagaagcttgacaagagaaacaaaaataataaagcaGTATGcagttaaaatattttttacctCGAGTCAAAATTGTCACAAACTTACAGAGCAGTAACCTTCCCCACTGCAACAGTTTTCCCTGCACGATAAACGATAGGGGTTTCAACATATGTTGATACCAGTTTGCTACACAAGACAGCATTCTTAAATATTACCTTCACTGCGAAGAGTAAATCTCCCAAGCTGTGGAAAATCAGAGAACTTCTCAATGCATATCATGCTATTAACctgtaaaaaagaaaaaagaataactATCAAAATCAGACAAAGATTAAAATAGATTGAAAATGTAATGCAATTAGactaaaattaacaaattaatcCCTCTCTATTAATACTCAACAGTCATAACCCAAGTTTGTTGGGCAGTTACCTTCAATGTCCTTGGAAGCGCAAGTATAAATATGATAATACTACAAATATCTATCCAATTTTACAAAGGCATAAATGCACCTGAATTCGGCACACAACATTAGCCCCGTTCTTCACGAAGAGGACCTTTTTTTTCATAGGCTTCCTTGTTTTTGGATCAATTTGATGTAAGAGCTCAATAATCTCACATTCTTCAACAACAGAGTGGATATGCAAAACAGCCTTATACCCCGCAGTAAAAATAGCCTGGACATTATATAACATACATAAGCTCTTGGAAACTTTGCTAGTATTCAAATGCAAAGACAGAGAGAAAGCGAATAAATACATTGTCCAGCAATTCAAGGATTGCCAATTGAGCAACAAACTCGGTAACAGCTGGTATTGAATTTGctgaaagaaagagaaaaaccacaCAGACATGCTAATTAGCAAACCTTTGCACATATACTCAAACTATTAGTAGAATTACATTTCCTAGATCAGCTTTTTTTTCCCACTAAAATTTCTTGTCAAATGTATTCTGAAGCAACACATCTTTCAGAGTTTACAAAAGCTTACCAACACTTGATAGGACAAACCCACTTGATATGTCGTCTTCTTCAACACCAGATAATCTAATCCTTAAATTTTCACCAGGTCCAGCACGTTTTACCTTATCCTCATCAATAAATATAGCAACAACTTTTACTTGAGCCTACAAAATTATATGCAGTAGTCCATAAAAGGGGACAAgacaatgaaaaagaaaaaaaaagagagaaaagcaGAAGACGACGATGAAAAAGGACAAAGGCTCAGAGTAACCTAAAAAACTATCACAAATACAAATCCAAAATATAAACTACCTTATTTGGCATAACCAACAAGGAATCTCCCTCACGAACGGTACCAGATTCCACTTTTCCCATAACAACAGTTCCCATGTCTTTGAATTTGTCAATTATAGGCATCCTGTGCCAATAAGAAATTTTCCCTTATTAGAACAAACTaagtaaaattattatatttgacATTTGAGAGAGAAAGTGAAGCAATACAACACAATGTTAGGCCAAAGATTACCTAAAGGGGCCTTTGGGGTCTCGCTCAGGAACTTCAACAGCGTCAAGTGCTTCAAATAAGCATGGGCCATTCCACCATGGGCAGATTTTTTTATCCACTCTTGTCTTCATATTTGTACCGACCAACCCAGATATTGGTAGAAAAATGACATCTGGTAAAAGATACAGATTTAGTAGAGGAATTTCACTTATGCCACCCATCAAACAAGATAAAATGAGAAAATATATAGGAATTGTTTGTAAAGAGGCTTTTAGCACTTCCACTTTCATATATGAAACTTCCCCAAACCTACTCCAAAGAAATGGCCTACGGAACAGGTGAAATAAAAAACTATGCAGCACAAACTGAACACCCACAAAACATGATCCTCCTTCTTAATACAAAACATGCTACCTTCCACTTCCAACTTTAACATCATCCTGAACGTATCTAACATGTCAAACCATGTCCAACATGTCAacattttttcccaaaaaagcTACTAACACTACAGCCATCTTCGATACACCTCCATTAGCATGCAGCGAGACATGAGCAGTCACCACTCTAAATGAGAACCAGAATTTCTTAGTGAACCATGACAAACATGTTCTAAATATTTGCAATCATGTTCATCGTTGTATAAAGCTGTTAAGCAACATAATTCACACACTTTAAACTTTATATTATAGCAGCATCCCAGAATCGAACACAGGCCCAACACGAGGAAAAACTAAGTACCAGCATACCTTTTTTCACATTGTATCCTGATTGTCTTAGAAATGGTGTCATTTTGGACTCAATTTCATCATACCTAGTGTCAAACCAGTGTGATGAGTCTCATTAAAATTGTAGACAGAAGTTCAGAATCAAAACACTAGATATGTGCATGTGTGTGCATGTGTGCGCGCGTGCGCGcgtgtgtgtgtgagagagagaacCTTTCTTTCGACCATTCCACGGTCGGCTCATCCATTTTATTGACAACAACAAGCAATTTAGCCACCCCCAGCGTTTTTGCGAGCTGGACATGTTCACGAGTTTGTCCACCTCTCTCGTATCCTGTTTCAAATTCTCCCTTTCGAGCTGAAATTACCTGATTGATAAGGCATGGAGAAACACAAAGATATCATCAAATGCTTGTCAAGAAGCACCTATTGCAAGTTAAAAAAGAAAGTTCCATACATCATAGATAAACTCACCAACACTCCAATATCAGCCTGAGATGCACCACTGATCATGTTAGGTACATAACTTTTGTGACCCTGCAGGAACATTGTAATTCATATAAACAATGTACTTCATACTAAATATTACATATTCATTAACAAATTTTTGTTTGCATCGGAAAAAAGGATATGATAAGTTAGATCATGAAAAGATTTGAAGTTAATGGATCATGCAATAACAATACTTACAGGTGCATCCAAAATTGTAAACCTTGTTGTCTCTGTTTCAAAATGTGCTCTTCCAACTTCAACTGTCTTTCCCTACAATCAACAAATATATCCAGATTACCGCATTCACATAACTATAATTaacatgaagaaatgaaggccAATCATT
The genomic region above belongs to Arachis stenosperma cultivar V10309 chromosome 5, arast.V10309.gnm1.PFL2, whole genome shotgun sequence and contains:
- the LOC130981310 gene encoding protein PLASTID MOVEMENT IMPAIRED 1-like; translated protein: METGHYSYSPKRNSNARLLEELEALSKSLYQSHTARRTASLALPRDSAPPPVKSVEDDNASAKVDIQSSNKPRTRRLSLSPWRSRPKREDNKPPSSKPQQTENLAEKRGIWSWKPMRALSHITMQKLSCLFSVEVVTAQNLPSSMNGLRLSVCVRKKETKDGAVQTMPSRVVQGAADFEETLFIRCHVYCNHGSGKQLKFEPRPFYIYLVAVDAKELNFGRTSVDLSRLVQESIEKSWQGTRVRQWETSFSLCGKAKGGELVLKFGFQIMEKDGAGIAIYNQDENLNSKSSRFISLASSFRKQSKRSFSVPSARITSRDDAWTPSDIRSIGDFHGLHDLSLDDTISVQDSSASVQKLDDGKEKVEDFHLLDFDVVDKGVEVQKQKKGDGEESERSVEGKSASSEVVKEIVHDQLHLTRLTELDSIAQQLKALETMIGEDINLIKARDTDSQRLDSDEETVTREFLQILEDKVTRRYKINHSEIPPFQLEGHAHEHGNEDSSEKEESKVYLPHLGKGLGCVIQTKDGGYLASMNPLDSVVARNDTPKLAMQMSKPFVLQSHQFSMGLELFQKLVANGIEDFSSEVLSLMPIDEMIGKSAEQVAFEGIASAIIQGRNKEGASSSAARIVSALNSMANAMSSGRKERISTGLWNVDENPLTAEQILAFTMQKIESMAIEALKIQADMAEEEAPFDVSVTTSKEGNNDKDLLSSAISLEDWVKDQSYNETSASSYKEASHITLIFVVQLRDPKRRYEAVGGPMMVLVHATADTKKNEYNYDHEDGEEQKFKVTNMDVGGFKVRSGVKNYAWDGQKQRLTAMQWLVEYGLGKAGKKIKNNALIKGQDSLWSISSNIMGDMWLNTMRNPDIKLVVNQ
- the LOC130982149 gene encoding uncharacterized protein LOC130982149 produces the protein MDIEEDIRSLQLDSAEETNGSVTPEDVKPEEVDKSEHMDEDPKPEVQAEPIDVEPKAKEKEIPPTQDEDDEAEMMKKRHLNVVFIGHVDAGKSTTGGQILFLSGQVDERTIQKYEKEAKDKSRESWYMAYIMDTNEEERVKGKTVEVGRAHFETETTRFTILDAPGHKSYVPNMISGASQADIGVLVISARKGEFETGYERGGQTREHVQLAKTLGVAKLLVVVNKMDEPTVEWSKERYDEIESKMTPFLRQSGYNVKKDVIFLPISGLVGTNMKTRVDKKICPWWNGPCLFEALDAVEVPERDPKGPFRMPIIDKFKDMGTVVMGKVESGTVREGDSLLVMPNKAQVKVVAIFIDEDKVKRAGPGENLRIRLSGVEEDDISSGFVLSSVANSIPAVTEFVAQLAILELLDNAIFTAGYKAVLHIHSVVEECEIIELLHQIDPKTRKPMKKKVLFVKNGANVVCRIQVNSMICIEKFSDFPQLGRFTLRSEGKTVAVGKVTAL